In Rutidosis leptorrhynchoides isolate AG116_Rl617_1_P2 chromosome 6, CSIRO_AGI_Rlap_v1, whole genome shotgun sequence, the DNA window atcttggtctactctaagagcgaagaagaacacgaacaacacctccgactcgtgcttgaactattgagacaagaatgactctatgccaaattctccaagtgtgaattttggttgaaggaagttcaatttcttgggcaTGTCGTAAGCGATCAAggcattaaggtcgatcccgcaaaaattgaagccattagtaaatgggaaacccctacgactcctactcacattcgtcaattcttaggcctcaccgggtactatcgtagattcatcgaaaatttctctttggttgcacgtcctctaaccgcgttaactcacaagggaaggaatttcatttggtcaaccgagcaagaatccgcgtttcaaatcttgaagaaaaagttaaccaccgcccctatcttgtcgcttcccgaaggcaatgatgattttgttgtatattgcgatgcctcgaaacatggttttgggtgcgtattgatgcaacaaaagaaggttattgcttatgcctcccgaaaaTTGAAAATCCACGaaaggaactacacgacacatgatctcgaactcgaagccgttgtctttgcactcaaaatgtggagacactatctttatgggaccaaaagtaccatctttaccgattacaaaagcctccaacacatcttcgataaaaaaacaactaaacatgagacaacgacggtggattgaaactttgaacgattacgattgtgagcttcgttaccatccgggaaaggcaaatgtagtagccgatgccttaagtcgaaaagaaagagcggtgcctcttcgtgttggagctttaaacatcaccatccacaccaatctcaataaccaaattcgcgtagtccaagacgaggctctcaaggatgaaaacatatctctcgaacgcttgaacgtcctcgccttacgattcgaagttaaggagaccggactccgatatttcgccgggataatttgggtgcctagttatggggactttcgAAGCCTTAttatagacgaagcccataagtcaaggtatttgattcaccccagtgccaataagatgtaccacgacctcaaggaacaatattagtggccgaacattaaaagggacgttgctacttatgttggaaagtgcctaacttgctccaaagtcaaagccgaacatcaaaggccgtccgggctacttcaacaacccgaaatcccacaatggaagtgggaaagaataacgatggattttatcataaaactaccaagaacggcgagcggttatgatactatttgggttattgtagaccgtctcaccaaatccgcccacttccttgccatgaaggaaaccgacaaaatggagaaacttgcacaactttacattaaagagatcataACCCGTCACGGTGTAtcattatcgattatttccgaccgagatggcagttttgtttctagattttggcgtactttacaagaagcgttaggaacacgattagacatgagcacctcataccatccgcaaaccgacgaaaaaagtgaacgcacaattcaaaccttgaaagacatgctacgagcttgcgttatcgatttcgaaaaagcttgggacaagcacttgcctctcgccgaattctcctacaacaatagttatcacacgagtattaacgccgcaccattcgaagcattatatggttgaaaatgtcgttcacctctttgttgggacgaagtaggcgacaaacaaatcaccggacccgaactcattcatgaaacaactgagaagatcattcaaatccgagataggcttcggacggcccgtagtcgtcaaaagagctataccgacattagacaTAAGGATCTCGAGTTCCAagtgggtgatcgtgtaatgttaaaagtcgcaccttggaaaggtgtaatccgttttgggaaacgtgggaaactaaatccgcgatacattggtcctttagaaatcttggaacgtattggaaccgttgcttaccaattagatcttccgcctcaattgagctccgttcatcctactttccatgtatcaaatttgaagaagtgttttgccgaacccgaacttgttatccctctcgaggagcttactattgatgacaaacttcattttgtggaagaaccggttgaaattgtagacCACTCCGTCAAAAAGCTAAAACAAAGCAAAATctcgattgtcaaagttcgttggaatgccaaaaggggacccgagtttacttgggaaagacaagatcaaatgcaaagaaagtatcctcacttattcgtagagttggcaacgcaagatcccgaggaagaaacaacgaccactacatctacttaaatttcgggacgaaatttcttttaaggagtaggtaatgtaatgacccgcctttttctgtttacttttcgtttattttatttaaagtccgttatttaattataacctcACCCGTTAATTTACGTTTttgaaatatttcgtttaggtaattcacgcacccgtatttaaacttgtgacgacccgaaaatttttgaccaaaattaaacttaatctttatatgattccaacacgataagcaaagtctgtaatgttgagtctcaaaaattttggaactatgttcatatattcaattacccttttgactatgctcgacgattcacaaacgaatatataaatggatatgaatatatatgtatgtatatatatatatatatatatatatatatacaacaacaacacaacaacaatacccaatcccacacttgtagggtatgggggaggtgagacgtagacaatcctacctctaccctaggacaaagagaagtcatttcaccaccccgagtgaaacactcacaagggtagggaaagtcctccctctctatgttcgacggataaagagattgcttgcaacggacctccggccaaaaaaaaaaaaaaaaaaaaaaaaaaaaaaaaaaaaaaaaaaaaaaatgccaacgccatgaaaatggtggaacgaatttccatgggttttaaaatgttgcctggaattcgatttaggctctaagcgacagtcaagtcgccaataattaGACGCTTGCTGATGGCTCCCGAAACAGCGccgtaaaaaagaaaaaagaaaaacgtACCTTAGAGTGTACTGCGGAGCACAGGACGAATAAAGTAAAGCTGCATTAAGTGAGAAATAAACATATATGTCCACATACAGATAAAAACACAACATAGCAAGCCATTCTATAAGAAttaacatacaaacatacataaaacAGTATCTACCCAACAAGCATACATACGGGAAAACCAACATacgcatacatagatataaaacatACAAACATACGAATATACATACCAACATACGGATATACATACAAACATACGAATATACATACAACCAAACATATaactatacatacatataaacatacaaccatacataaatacaaacatacataaatacataaatacaATCAAAGACAAGCAGAAAAGCAAAACAAGCGAACATACAAACAACCAAACATAAACTTGCGAACAAAgttaaatacatacatacaaacacgaACATCCATACATACACATAGAAACCCACATGTCCAAACTTACACCATCGATGCATGGgtctagaaaaaaaaaaaaaaaaaaaaaaaaaaaaaaaaaaaaaaaaaaaaaaaaaaaaaacccagcaAAGAGCAAAGAGCAGAGTGAAAGAAGATACCCACACAGACCCACAAAACCACAAACACACAAACAAAACCAAAAaacctactcgtctattctaattctagtcctccacgcaaccctatcagaggtcatgtcctcggtcaataagagctccttcaAGTCTAGCTTTATCCTATCTTCCCACCTAcgcgtaggtctaccccttcttctTACGCCGTCAACCGTAAGTGTCTCGACCCTCCTAACAGGGGCAGTAGGAGGTCGTCttctcacatgcccaaaccatcgaagtcgttcttctctaagcttgtcgatgatgcttctaactttcaggttctccctaaaaacactattaggaatcatatctaacatggttttaccacatgtccacctaagcatcctcatctctgccacctccatcctcctctcttgtgCTTTCGTCATaggccaacactctgatccgtataacatggcaggtctaattgccaccttgaagaatttccctttcagcttaagggggatcttcttgtcgcataagactccagtcgctgctctccacttcaccCACCCTACCTTAATTCGGTGCGACACGTCTTCatctatcctccccgatttgtgTAGCACCGAGCCCAGGTATCTAAACGAAGTTTGtggatgcaagatctggtctccAATACAGATGTTCACTCCATCACTTTGTTCATCAACATTCCTATCAAAATCGCAACTAAGATATTCTGTCTTTTGTCTACTAATGTATAGACCGTTACTTTCTAAGGCCACCCTCCATTGCTCCAGCCTTCTATTAAGCTCCTCCTTAGAATCCGAAACGagcacaatatcatcggcaaaaatcaggCACCAAGGGATGCATTCTTGTATCCCTCGAGAAAGTTCATCAATGATCAAAGCGAAAAGGAaagggctaagggccgatccctggtgCAGGCCTACTTCTATTGGGAAAACTTCAGTATTTCCCACCGGTGTTCGAACACAAGACTTCGCCCCTTCATACATATCtctaataacattaatataccTACTCGAGATACTTCTGCccttaagggtcttccaaatcaagtttcgtggcatgttgtaacaccccgtttttcctttgGCATGTTGTTTTGGTCGACGTACGAAGTCCAAAGGTGCGTATTCAATCTTTATTGTGTTTGACTTTAGCTACGTTTGTTTAATCTAGTCATAAAACGAAAAAGGGCCTGAAAACCAAAACTTACGGCCGCAATTTATGGCCTTACGGCCGCAACTTTTGAGCAGGAAGACATGTTTCTGAAAACAGCCAAGTTACGGCTATAACATTGAGGATTACGGCCATAATATTGGGGATTACGGCCGCCATTTTGTGGATTACGGCCGTAATATTTGGTGCTAACAGGTTATGAATTTAACCTTAAATTTGGGGTTTTTGAGGGATATTTGAgccttttcacttgagggtcggttttgagccactaaaactgatccaatctcaATCTTATCCTCATTCACAcaccaaacactctcatcttcaaccctatagagagaggagagagtttagagagagagagctccatttggagaagaagaagggtgtttcgggtcaaacctcaagtattaaagttgttctcctcgttcacggctacgttgtggtagtgttagtaagttctaactctgaaattcatctttatgatttgatattcaagttagggttttgagctttttggttgtaaaacccatttagatgatgaagtgggtttatggaaactagttatttttgatacttggcgggttttgggttgattgacgttttggccgtgattaggctttgattttgggtgtaatcacttagtttagtgattatggaagtattgaaacacatttgagtgtatttggttgactaattttgaaatgggtcaaaattagggtttatgtgtcaaattgggtaagttaagtgtttaacacttgtgatttgatttaattggtgtattagggccattttcacttgtgttagtgattattggttagtttgggcgtttttatgactttggtcaaaatgggtaatttgaattgggtcaaaattgatgatgacactaatttggattaaatggatgttaaatacttttgttaagtgttaaatggcgtttttgaatgaaagtaatcatgggaagtgtttttgggttaaaatgacattttaacaaaaagtcaaacgcggtcaaatgcaatatgggtcaatattgcacgtgttggggttttggtgtatttggcatttgaaatgattactacctaagtagtaatttagtgttaagacctaggtttgaattaccgcccgaagtggtaat includes these proteins:
- the LOC139854261 gene encoding uncharacterized protein, which translates into the protein MYEGAKSCVRTPVGNTEVFPIEVGLHQGSALSPFLFALIIDELSRGIQECIPWCLIFADDIVLVSDSKEELNRRLEQWRVALESNGLYISRQKTEYLSCDFDRNVDEQSDGVNICIGDQILHPQTSFRYLGSVLHKSGRIDEDVSHRIKTHASMV